A single region of the Pontimicrobium sp. SW4 genome encodes:
- a CDS encoding DUF2752 domain-containing protein codes for MLTFFGMLALYIFWNPSETNIFPKCPVYGVTGIYCPGCGSQRAAHQILNGNIIEGIRHNYLIALLGLVLAYQAFMFIMNNVLQKGIVNLLHKPKVTLSILVIVILFWILRNINLFPFTELAP; via the coding sequence GTGCTTACGTTTTTTGGAATGTTAGCACTTTATATTTTTTGGAATCCCTCAGAAACAAATATTTTTCCTAAATGTCCAGTTTATGGAGTGACAGGTATTTATTGCCCAGGTTGTGGTAGCCAACGAGCTGCACATCAAATTTTAAACGGAAACATTATTGAAGGTATAAGACACAATTATTTAATTGCTCTACTAGGATTAGTACTAGCATATCAAGCCTTTATGTTCATAATGAATAATGTATTACAAAAAGGAATCGTTAATTTATTACATAAGCCTAAAGTTACATTGAGTATTCTTGTAATTGTGATACTATTTTGGATTTTAAGAAACATCAACTTATTCCCTTTTACTGAATTGGCTCCATAA